The DNA segment CACCGTCGTGGTGAACGTGTTTGGACACGAAATCCAGGCGTTGCCGCGCGCCCTGACCATTGACCGCCTCGAACGGCCCTGGAAATCCGGGGAGAAAATACTTTTGACCAATCGCGCCTCCGCTACATTGTCCCCCGAGTGAGATATGTTGCTGGTCATTGATAACTACGACTCGTTCACCTACAACATCGTGCAATACCTCGGCATGATGGCGGTGGACCTGCAGATTGTCCGCAACGACCAGATCACCGTGGCGCAGGCCCGGGAGCTGCATCCGGAGCGTCTGCTCATTTCTCCCGGCCCCTGCACGCCCCAGGAAGCGGGCGTTTCCAATGAAATTCTGCGCGCCTTGGGCCCGACCATTCCCACGCTCGGAGTCTGTCTCGGACATCAATGTATCGGCCACGTCTTTGGGGCCAACGTCGTGGTCAACCACCAGATGATGCACGGCAAAACTTCGCTCATTCAGCACCACGGAAAAGAACTGTTCGCCGGAATGCCCAACCCCTTCCCAGCCACGCGATATCACTCTCTGATCATTGAGCGAGCGTCGTTGCCTGATTGCCTGGAGGTCACGGCGGAAACCGACGCCGGTGAAATCATGGGCGTGCGTCACAAGGAATTTCCCATCTGGGGCGTGCAGTTTCACCCCGAAAGTATTCTCACCGAAAACGGGGCCGACATTTTTCGCAATTTCCTGAAACTGAAATAAGCGATCCGGCGCGGGATGGCTTCCACCTCGTTCAGAGCGAAATTCACCGTAACGCGGGACGCTTGACCGGATGCTTCGCTCTGCCCTACGTTCGTGACCATGTCGCCGCGCAAAATTGGGTTGGCCCTTTTCGGAATCGTCGCCTTGATCGGATTGAGTTCCTGGGGCGCGCCCCGGCCGAACATTCTGCTGATCCTGACGGATGACATGGGCTTTTCCGATCTCGGTTGTTATGGCAGCGAGATTGCCACGCCGAACCTGGATCGGCTCGCAGCCGAAGGACTACGCTTCACTCAATTTTACAATACCGCTCGCTGCTGGTCGTCGCGCGGCTGCCTGATGACCGGCTATTACGCGCAGGCCATTCGGCGGGACACGCTGCCGGACATCCCCAGCGGCGGCAACGGTAAACGCCCCCGCTGGGCGGCGCTGGTCAGCGAATTTCTGCAAGCTGCCGGGTATCGCTGCTATCATTCCGGCAAATGGCACATTGACGGAGAGCCGCGACAAAACGGCTTTCATCGCAGCTACGAGGTGCGGAATGAGAATAACAACTTTCGGCCCGGCACCGACGTGGAAGACGGTCGCCCGGTGCCGCCGGCGGAAAACTATTATTCCGCCACCGCGTTTGCGGATCACGCCATCAAATGCCTGAAAGAACACGCGGCCAATTATGCGAACCAACCTTTCTTTGCCTACCTGTGCTTCATCACGCCGCATTTCCCGTTGCAAGCGCCCGCCGCCGATGTTGCGAAATATGCGCACACTTACGACGCCGGTTGGAACGTGATGTCGCAACGGCGCTACGAGCGGATGACGACTCTGGGGCTGGTGCATCACGCCCTGCCGCCGATGCAGCGCGACGTCGGGCCGCCGTATTATTTTCCCGAAGCGTTGCGGCAACTGGGCGAGGGAGAAATCAATCGGCCGTTTCCGTGGAGTGAACTGACGCCGGTTCAACAAAAATTTCAAGCCGCCAAAATGTCGGTTCACGCCGCGATGGTGGACCGGATTGATCAGGAGATCGGGCGCGTGCTGAAACAACTTCAAGCCATGGGCGCTTACGAAAACACGTTGATCCTCTTCGCCTCCGACAACGGCGCGAGCGCGGAAATCATGGTGCGCGGCGACGGGCACGATCCCGCCGCGCCACCCGGTTCGGCTCAATCCTTTCTTTGCCTGGGACCGGGCTGGTCGAGCGCCTGCAACACACCGTTTCGTCTGCACAAAACCTGGGTGCATGAAGGCGGGATCGCCACCCCGTTAATTGCGCATTGGCCGGCAGGTATCAACGCACGCGGCGAATTGCGCACTACTCCCGCCCACTTCATTGACGTGGTGCCAACCCTGCTGGAAGTCGCGCAAACCGAAAAACCGAAAATGATTCACAACCTCCCCGTCCCGCCCGCTCCCGGAAAAAGTTTGGTCAGCGGGTTTGCCAAAGACGGCAGCGTCACGCACGACCAGCTTTGGTGGTTGCACGAGGATAATCGCGCGATCCGCGTCGGCGATTGGAAACTCGTCTCCACCAAAGGCCCGTGGGAATTGTATGACCTCGCCAACGACCGCGGCGAAGCGCATAACCTGGCGGGTCAACATCCTGAAAAAGTGAAGGAACTGGCGGCGCTTTGGCAGGCACAGACAGCGCAGATTCGGGAGCTGGCCCTCACCGATTTACCACCGCCAGCGGAAAGCGCGCCCCCCAAGAGTTCGAGGTGAATTAGCAGTGGAATCGAACGAGAATCGTGATTCCGATTAACCCCGCTAGTCTTGAGCAATTGCCATCAGGGCGACAAATGGATTGGCCTTCTTCACTACGCACACATCCTCAATTTTCTTGAGGAATTGTGCAAGCCGGTAGCCGTCCAGTCCGAACGATTTGCTGCGGGCGACCCGGCAGCCAAAATGGTTGGGATCGCGGCAACGTTGACCGCCAATGGTTGGAGCGGTGACGCCCTTCTTTCGCCCCTTCAGGGCTTGAGGCGTTTTGGGATCGGTGCCCCAGGGTGGCGTCGCTGCGCTCCTTACCCTGGGCTATGCTCTCCCGCCCCGTTGGGGCTGTGGTAGTGGCGTTCGCACTCATGCTGCGAGCACCTCGTTGAGTTCATCAAGTAGCTTGGGCAGTTGCTCTCCGAAGAGTCGTCCAGAGTGACCGAGCCGAGACGGCTCGGTTCGGCTGGTTTGGAACTGCGGCGGGACGCCGCAGCCACGTTCTTTAGTTGCACAAGCCAGTCGGATGCGAGGAGCGGAATTGGGACCACCCCTCACGGCGCAGATTGAATTGGCGGGTTTCAGCGGCTCAGCGTCCGCAGCACTGCTTGTATTTTTTGCCGCTGCCGCACGGACAAGGATCGTTGCGTCCCACCTTCGGACCGGAACGCACGGGTTTGTTCTTTTCCACGGCCGCGGCCGCTTCACTGACCACGTCACTGGCTTTTTCCTGGGCGGCGGCTTCACCCGCGCCGCCAAAAGTGCTGGTGGTTTGATGCAGCGTCCGCTGCGGCACGTTGCGCAGAAAGTTTTCGAAGGCGGCCAGGGATGAGGCGCTGCGGAAGATGTTGTGGCAAATCTCGGTTTTGATGTTCACCATCAACTCGTCAAAAATCTTGTAGCCTTCCGTCTTGTATTCAATCAGCGGATCGAGCTGGCCATGCGCGCGCAGGCCGATGCTGTAGCGCAGGCTGTCCATGTCGTAGAGGTGCTCCTGCCAAAGCCGGTCAATGGCGCTCAGGATGGTGTAGCGTTCCACCGCCACCAACTTGTCCGGCTCCTCAAAACTGACCTTCAACTCGTAGGCCTTGCGAATGCTGTCGCTGATGAAATTGCACACGGCAAACTGCGCCGCGCTCAACCCGTCGTAAAGCGAACCCGAAACCGGCTCTTCGGTGCCGGATTGCGCCGCTTTGAGCAGTTCGCCCTCGGGCATGCCCAGCGGGAAGTTCGCGTTCACCCAATCCGCCAGGCCGCGCAAGTTCCACTGTTCCTCGTCATAATCGCCCTTGGTGAATTGCTCCACCTTGGTAATCGTGACTTCCTCCATCACGTCCATCAACCGGTCGCGCACATCGGCGGCGTGGATGATTTCATTGCGAAAACCATAAATCACCTCGCGCTGCTTGTTCATTACGTCGTCATATTCCAACGTGCGTTTGCGGATTTGGAAATTGTGTTGC comes from the Verrucomicrobiia bacterium genome and includes:
- a CDS encoding aminodeoxychorismate/anthranilate synthase component II; amino-acid sequence: MLLVIDNYDSFTYNIVQYLGMMAVDLQIVRNDQITVAQARELHPERLLISPGPCTPQEAGVSNEILRALGPTIPTLGVCLGHQCIGHVFGANVVVNHQMMHGKTSLIQHHGKELFAGMPNPFPATRYHSLIIERASLPDCLEVTAETDAGEIMGVRHKEFPIWGVQFHPESILTENGADIFRNFLKLK
- a CDS encoding arylsulfatase; translation: MSPRKIGLALFGIVALIGLSSWGAPRPNILLILTDDMGFSDLGCYGSEIATPNLDRLAAEGLRFTQFYNTARCWSSRGCLMTGYYAQAIRRDTLPDIPSGGNGKRPRWAALVSEFLQAAGYRCYHSGKWHIDGEPRQNGFHRSYEVRNENNNFRPGTDVEDGRPVPPAENYYSATAFADHAIKCLKEHAANYANQPFFAYLCFITPHFPLQAPAADVAKYAHTYDAGWNVMSQRRYERMTTLGLVHHALPPMQRDVGPPYYFPEALRQLGEGEINRPFPWSELTPVQQKFQAAKMSVHAAMVDRIDQEIGRVLKQLQAMGAYENTLILFASDNGASAEIMVRGDGHDPAAPPGSAQSFLCLGPGWSSACNTPFRLHKTWVHEGGIATPLIAHWPAGINARGELRTTPAHFIDVVPTLLEVAQTEKPKMIHNLPVPPAPGKSLVSGFAKDGSVTHDQLWWLHEDNRAIRVGDWKLVSTKGPWELYDLANDRGEAHNLAGQHPEKVKELAALWQAQTAQIRELALTDLPPPAESAPPKSSR